In Nothobranchius furzeri strain GRZ-AD chromosome 19, NfurGRZ-RIMD1, whole genome shotgun sequence, the following are encoded in one genomic region:
- the LOC107394808 gene encoding uncharacterized protein isoform X8, with amino-acid sequence MSDRVQNATTRASLRKRVTFNMNSNKVYIAGSHVPSTPETSADAEGVIKVTDDQRKTHVDVSEPNTSSALSAPKSAPVHLQKSDAASKEWKSAVGSTAESEVCNKTAPCSKMEKLLDVRQTSVASANTAEPPVTHPHPGVTSSLPAPYLNIIPVGTKAPQKGRCCKPAGQTAQSGNLPAIGLSQLVIVLCEEKRQVFCRLCSVKLSSSSHSRSFDHCFNYVKMKYPGWTASQVEKELSSVVAPLAELERRLKYLHPQKIEVNRGVYWFLASLPEDKAVETVKTLLRQTRPRVSSSTGDTAETLGLEVSSSDDGVRVFDREVSDVCDKQIQTDLIQITEMLKEDDRPGDLQRSDDPIQEPRSCVSSDQVNPDPVPGVQDEEMIETVQQDSFDPDAEVKDDVTDVSGTPRKSPTPFHISEEAETLVGPGRWRPPAAETQQWKRDVRQLDEELLTRPQKVPRFQTCGLQPQTCAEAGQQSPSGPSYRAEVAPEQGAEPRGQRASQEGPRALLGGKAPSCSHLSFYLTAGGCGSRPVVGERLCKHTTTRSTQARLHGVCSSGMASVWECRGLSQDTFFLCESCEDILSHRDICLHLVSRDHQLNYLWRERPEVLETFWPREDLPSELRKEILNRVVWEFAVWERDRVDTPCVLLEQELHQFVRTAHYIEGTGFSFRVYEGNGLICVKCAFLALNILRFITNEETSVRLSNRTTHQKSTASAWECRGLSQEDSNLQ; translated from the exons ATGTCAGACCGAGTTCAGAACGCCACCACCCGTGCTTCGCTCCGTAAACGCGTCACCTTTAATATGAACAGCAACAAG GTGTACATAGCAGGGAGCCATGTCCCCTCAACTCCAGAAACTTCTGCAGACGCTGAAGGGGTCATTAAAGTGACCGACGATCAGAGGAAGACCCACGTGGACGTGTCCGAACCAAACACAA GTTCGGCCCTCTCAGCTCCAAAATCTGCACCAGTGCATCTGCAGAAAAGTGACGCTGCATCCAAAGAGTGGAAGAGCGCTGTGGGCTCTACAGCCGAGTCTGAAGTCTGTAACAAaacagcaccttgctccaaaatggAGAAACTCCTAGATGTGAGACAGACGTCTGTAGCCAGCGCTAACACGGCTGAGCCGCCAGTTACACACCCACATCCTGGTGTGACAAGCTCACTTCCTGCTCCTTACCTGAACATCATACCTGTCGGCACCAAGGCGCCACAGAAAGGTCGTTGCTGCAAGCCTGCAGGTCAAACGGCACAGAGCGGTAATCTTCCTGCTATTGG CTTAAGCCAGCTGGTCATAGTGCTGTGTGAGGAAAAGAGGCAGGTGTTTTGTCGGCTGTGTTCAGTCAAGCTGAGTAGCTCGAGTCACAGCAGAAGCTTCGACCACTGCTTTAACTACGTG AAAATGAAGTATCCTGGATGGACGGCGTCGCAGGTGGAGAAGGAGCTGAGCAGCGTAGTGGCTCCTTTAGCTGAGCTCGAGAGACGTCTTAAATATCTGCACCCTCAG aaAATAGAAGTAAACCGGGGCGTGTACTGGTTCCTGGCTTCTCTCCCAGAAGACAAAG CTGTGGAGACGGTGAAAACGCTGCTGAGACAAACGCGTCCTCGTGTCTCGTCGTCCACGGGCGACACCGCTGAGACTTTGGGACTTGAAGTTTCAAGCTCAGACGACG GCGTACGTGTGTTTGATCGTGAAGTCTCCGACGTTTGTGATAAGCAAATACAGACGGATCTGATCCAGATAACAG aaatgTTGAAGGAGGACGACCGTCCGGGGGATCTTCAGAGGTCAGATGATCCGATTCAGGAACCTCGCTCTTGTGTTAGCAGCGATCAAGTTAATCCAGATCCAGTTCCGGGTGTTCAAGATGAAGAAATGATAG AAACCGTCCAGCAGGATTCCTTTGATCCAGATGCAGAAGTTAAAGACGACGTCACCGACGTGTCTGGGACTCCCCGTAAGTCCCCGACTCCCTTCCACATCTCAG AAGAAGCAGAAACCCTCGTCGGTCCGGGGCGATGGCGTCCACCTGCTGCTGAAACACAACAGTGGAAGAGAGATGTGCGCCAACTGGACGAAGAACTCCTCACAAGACCACAAAAGGTTCCACGTTTTCAAACCTGCGGCCTGCAGCCGCAAACTTGTGCTGAAGCAGGACAGCAGAGCCCGTCAGGACCGAGCTACAGAGCAGAAGTAGCTCCGGAACAAGGAGCAGAACCCCGAGGACAAAGAGCATCACAGGAAGGACCCAGAGCTTTATTAG GGGGAAAAGCTCCGAGCTGCAGCCATTTGTCTTTCTACCTAACAGCAGGCGGATGTGGCTCCAGACCCGTCGTCGGTGAGCGTTTATGTAAACACACCACCACCCGTTCCACGCAGGCACGTTTACACGGTGTGTGTTCATCAGGCATGGCCTCCGTGTGGGAGTGCCGGGGACTTTCTCAGGACACTTTCTTCCTGTGTGAAAGCTGTGAGGACATCCTGTCCCACAGAGACATCTGTCTGCATCTGGTCAGCCGGGATCACCAGCTCAACTACCTG TGGAGGGAACGTCCCGAGGTTCTGGAAACGTTCTGGCCGAGGGAGGATCTGCCGTCAGAGCTGAGAAAGGAAATTTTAAACCGCGTCGTTTGGGAATTTGCTGTGTGGGAGCGGGACAGGGTGGACACGCCG TGTGTGCTGCTGGAACAGGAGCTCCATCAGTTCGTTAGGACAGCTCACTACATCGAAGGTACTGGCTTCTCGTTCAGAGTCTATGAGGGAAACGGACTAATTTGTGTTAAATGTGCCTTTTTAGCTCTTAATATTTTGAGATTCATCACAAATGAAGAGACAAGTGTCCGCCTGTCCAACAGAACCACACACCAGAAAA GCACGGCCTCTGCGTGGGAGTGTCGAGGACTTTCTCAGGAGGACTCCAACCTTCAGTAA